A single genomic interval of Haloterrigena salifodinae harbors:
- a CDS encoding hybrid sensor histidine kinase/response regulator yields MPSKAVLYVDPDETDRRRLSRDFAADAAIELEEVATAAALRDALADGSNAYACVVTEYRLDDPETDALALYDSLRADGLATAPFLLYTADGSETLASEAITAGFSGYVPKGRTDSVERLREQLQTVGGPDANQASRARTDQRAVPGGPNRECEREQDLERYRTVVETVGDSMYVLDESDRIEMANEAMADAFETTRDELLGRPVDDFVADEDAGRIRSTLEAVRAIDGRTWKTVDLTVEVVDGTTRDAEVNVAPLVDDGTLTGSVGVIRDVSERTKRERRIRRLHDGTRRLMAATETDEIARIVTEIAADALDLDLNSVHLYEPNVLTRSAARAPSESEPPVSDGSPDATDEEQGGLVPVAMSDRVLELFDGIPSNIEPGGGIAWDAYEAGEAIVHGDVRQAPNVRNPETPIRSEGHVPLGDHGVFIVSSLETNDFDPEALTLARILAANAEAALDRAEREGELAEHGRELERQNERLEAFASTVSHDLRNPLTLATGHLELLAGRIDGDDDETDRYVEELEWALTRMDELVENVLTLARSGRRLTETEPVDLAAVVERADRTVEGDLEVVWDGALPTVDGDEERLRVLFENVFRNAVEHGSTSPDSHAQEDDGRHGVSSEPSVADAPEDAVKHGSTSPPSHAQEDAVEHDSASPGSQGTQADLDEETTNRGERDGEPVTVTVEPTFEGFAIADDGPGIPPGERDRVLEWGYSTDAEGTGFGLAIVAEVVEAHGWSVAVEESDAGGLRLAVSVPS; encoded by the coding sequence ATGCCGTCAAAAGCCGTGCTGTACGTCGATCCCGACGAGACGGATCGACGGCGGCTGTCGCGCGACTTCGCGGCCGACGCCGCGATCGAACTCGAGGAGGTGGCGACCGCGGCCGCCCTCCGCGACGCGCTCGCGGACGGGTCGAACGCGTACGCCTGCGTCGTCACCGAATACCGCCTCGACGATCCGGAGACGGACGCGCTCGCGCTGTACGATTCGCTGCGAGCCGACGGACTGGCGACCGCCCCGTTTCTCCTCTACACCGCCGACGGGAGCGAGACGCTCGCCAGCGAGGCGATCACGGCCGGATTCTCGGGCTACGTTCCGAAGGGACGGACGGATTCGGTCGAGCGACTCCGCGAGCAGTTGCAAACCGTGGGCGGACCGGACGCCAACCAAGCGAGCCGCGCTCGGACGGATCAGCGGGCGGTGCCAGGGGGCCCGAACCGAGAGTGCGAACGCGAGCAGGACCTCGAACGGTATCGAACGGTCGTGGAAACGGTCGGGGACTCGATGTACGTGCTCGACGAGTCCGACCGCATCGAGATGGCCAACGAAGCCATGGCCGACGCGTTCGAGACGACGCGCGACGAACTCCTCGGCCGGCCGGTGGACGACTTCGTCGCCGACGAAGACGCCGGCCGCATCCGCTCGACGCTCGAGGCGGTCCGAGCGATCGACGGTCGGACGTGGAAGACCGTCGACCTGACCGTCGAAGTGGTCGACGGAACGACCCGCGACGCCGAAGTCAACGTCGCGCCGCTGGTCGACGACGGAACGCTGACCGGGAGCGTCGGCGTGATCCGCGACGTCTCGGAGCGGACGAAGCGCGAGCGGCGGATCAGACGGCTCCACGACGGGACGCGCCGGCTAATGGCGGCGACCGAGACCGACGAGATCGCCCGCATCGTGACCGAAATCGCCGCCGACGCGCTCGACCTCGATCTCAACTCCGTTCACCTGTACGAGCCGAACGTGCTGACGCGATCGGCGGCTCGCGCCCCTAGCGAGAGCGAGCCGCCCGTCAGCGACGGTTCGCCGGACGCGACCGACGAGGAGCAGGGCGGGCTCGTTCCCGTCGCGATGAGCGACCGCGTGCTCGAACTGTTCGATGGGATCCCGTCGAACATCGAACCCGGCGGCGGGATCGCCTGGGACGCCTACGAGGCCGGCGAGGCGATCGTCCACGGCGACGTCCGGCAGGCGCCGAACGTTCGCAACCCCGAGACGCCGATCCGCAGCGAGGGCCACGTTCCGCTCGGCGATCACGGGGTCTTCATCGTGAGTTCGCTCGAGACCAACGACTTCGATCCGGAGGCGCTGACGCTGGCGCGGATCCTCGCGGCCAACGCCGAAGCCGCCCTCGACCGCGCCGAGCGCGAGGGCGAACTCGCGGAGCACGGCCGCGAACTCGAGCGCCAGAACGAACGGCTCGAGGCCTTCGCCAGTACGGTTTCACACGATCTCCGGAACCCGCTGACGCTCGCGACGGGCCACCTCGAACTCCTCGCGGGCCGGATCGACGGCGACGACGACGAGACCGACCGCTACGTCGAAGAGCTCGAGTGGGCCCTTACCCGAATGGACGAACTCGTCGAGAACGTCCTGACCTTAGCCCGGAGCGGCCGGCGGTTGACCGAGACCGAGCCGGTCGACCTCGCCGCCGTCGTCGAGCGCGCCGACCGGACGGTCGAGGGCGACCTCGAGGTAGTCTGGGACGGGGCGCTGCCGACGGTCGACGGCGACGAGGAGCGGCTCCGGGTCCTCTTCGAGAACGTGTTCCGCAACGCCGTCGAACACGGTTCGACGAGCCCTGACTCGCACGCTCAGGAGGACGACGGAAGACACGGTGTGTCTTCCGAGCCCTCGGTCGCTGATGCTCCCGAGGACGCCGTCAAACACGGTTCAACGAGCCCTCCTTCGCACGCTCAGGAGGACGCCGTCGAACACGACTCCGCGAGCCCCGGCTCCCAGGGGACCCAGGCGGATCTCGACGAAGAGACGACGAACCGCGGCGAACGCGACGGGGAGCCCGTTACCGTCACGGTCGAGCCGACCTTCGAGGGGTTCGCGATCGCCGACGACGGGCCCGGAATCCCGCCTGGCGAACGCGACCGCGTCCTCGAGTGGGGGTACAGTACGGACGCCGAGGGAACCGGCTTCGGGCTGGCGATCGTCGCCGAGGTCGTCGAGGCCCACGGCTGGTCGGTCGCGGTCGAAGAAAGCGACGCGGGTGGGTTGCGGTTGGCCGTCTCCGTCCCGTCGTGA
- a CDS encoding DUF5815 family protein encodes MAEPRVPGSGGDRHLELPCGNSIDPHEIDLGMREYSCPCGASHAVVTDVHPPSRFFPESLVAVLRETIEPADEFEEFGTPHLLGVVMEEFPEKVRTYDASDDGAVGYAMLWVTDFDSRRLHEIVVELVVELMEHAVSHADDDTAISEFETQMLEFDIEEFVDQYRRQREFESEHDRAL; translated from the coding sequence ATGGCAGAGCCCCGCGTCCCGGGATCCGGCGGCGACCGGCACCTCGAGCTTCCCTGCGGCAACTCGATCGACCCCCACGAGATCGATCTGGGGATGCGCGAGTACTCCTGTCCCTGCGGCGCGTCCCACGCCGTCGTCACGGACGTTCACCCGCCCTCGCGGTTCTTCCCCGAATCGCTCGTCGCCGTCCTGCGGGAGACGATCGAGCCGGCCGACGAGTTCGAGGAGTTCGGCACGCCCCATCTGCTTGGCGTCGTCATGGAGGAGTTCCCCGAGAAGGTCCGCACCTACGACGCCAGCGACGACGGCGCCGTCGGCTACGCGATGCTGTGGGTGACCGACTTCGACTCCCGGCGGCTCCACGAGATTGTTGTCGAACTGGTGGTCGAACTGATGGAACACGCGGTCAGCCACGCCGACGACGATACCGCCATCTCCGAGTTCGAGACCCAGATGCTCGAGTTCGACATCGAGGAGTTCGTCGACCAGTACCGTCGCCAGCGCGAGTTCGAGAGCGAACACGACCGCGCGCTGTAA
- a CDS encoding class I SAM-dependent methyltransferase: MDVPRTVTTALEDRPIEGAVCLEAGAGVGNATAGLLASGAARVYAVTDDRTHAETVLERIRTDRDAVDQNRNRDGERIERRLAVLEADLRAIPLPDDAVEVITAHGLFNVVPPADLDAIAGELTRVAAPGCHLLVDDYEPPPDDAAVRDLFALENAAAQFADGTPMVTFYPAEVLGRLFAGYGWTVDRHRTLLDPVPWTASHLEAHTEVVRSRVDALPADSELGAALLERADTLVEVIGSESTGEMYSLALRRPE; encoded by the coding sequence ATGGACGTTCCACGCACCGTCACGACCGCCCTCGAGGACCGCCCGATCGAGGGCGCGGTCTGTCTGGAAGCCGGCGCCGGCGTCGGCAACGCGACGGCGGGACTGCTCGCGAGCGGCGCAGCCAGAGTCTACGCCGTGACCGACGATCGAACGCACGCGGAGACCGTGCTCGAACGGATCCGGACGGACCGCGACGCCGTCGACCAGAACCGAAACCGAGATGGAGAGCGGATCGAACGGCGACTCGCCGTCCTCGAGGCCGACCTTCGGGCGATCCCCCTTCCCGACGACGCCGTCGAGGTGATCACCGCACACGGGCTGTTCAACGTGGTTCCGCCCGCCGACCTCGACGCGATCGCCGGCGAGCTGACCCGCGTCGCCGCACCTGGCTGTCATCTCCTCGTCGACGACTACGAGCCGCCGCCCGACGACGCCGCCGTTCGTGACCTCTTCGCCCTCGAGAACGCGGCCGCACAGTTCGCCGACGGAACGCCGATGGTAACCTTCTACCCGGCGGAAGTGCTCGGTCGGCTGTTCGCCGGCTACGGGTGGACGGTCGATCGGCACCGAACGCTGTTGGACCCCGTCCCGTGGACCGCGAGCCACCTCGAGGCCCACACCGAGGTGGTTCGCTCGAGGGTAGATGCGCTCCCCGCGGACTCGGAACTGGGGGCCGCGTTGCTCGAACGGGCCGATACCCTCGTCGAAGTGATCGGCTCGGAGTCGACCGGCGAGATGTACAGCCTCGCCCTGCGCCGGCCAGAGTGA
- a CDS encoding aldo/keto reductase, whose amino-acid sequence METRDLGPTGHESTVATFGAIALNWLEQEGANQMVELVLDRGVNHFDVAPTYGDAELKLGPKLRQHREEIYLGCKTQERDYDGARRKLERSLDRLGVDHIDLYQVHGLEYEEELEEITGNDGALAAFRDAKEEGLIGDIGLTSHGNPQLILDAMDRIDDLATVMFPLNPVVAAKDDDDHDYEAVLGRADEEGIGTLGIKAFAKGSWPSTEELPETDRPYANWYEPVDTPDEIRERFDFAASQGLSTVVTPGDPKLVAMVLDAATRYDGMAESEQRSLVEEARHDDSPVPEQLHH is encoded by the coding sequence ATGGAAACGCGTGACTTGGGCCCGACCGGCCACGAAAGCACGGTTGCGACCTTCGGTGCGATCGCGCTCAACTGGCTCGAGCAGGAGGGCGCGAACCAGATGGTCGAACTCGTCCTCGACCGCGGCGTCAACCACTTCGACGTCGCGCCGACCTACGGCGACGCCGAACTCAAGCTCGGTCCCAAACTCCGCCAGCACCGCGAGGAGATCTACCTCGGCTGCAAGACCCAGGAGCGGGACTACGACGGCGCGCGCCGCAAACTCGAGCGCTCGCTCGATCGGCTCGGCGTCGATCACATCGACCTCTATCAGGTCCACGGCCTCGAGTATGAGGAGGAACTCGAGGAGATCACGGGCAACGACGGTGCGCTCGCGGCGTTTCGCGACGCCAAGGAGGAGGGTCTGATCGGCGATATCGGCCTCACGAGCCACGGGAACCCCCAACTCATCCTCGACGCGATGGATCGGATCGATGACCTCGCAACGGTGATGTTCCCCCTGAATCCGGTCGTCGCCGCGAAGGACGACGACGATCACGATTACGAGGCCGTCCTCGGGCGCGCAGACGAGGAAGGAATCGGTACGCTCGGAATCAAGGCCTTCGCGAAGGGCTCGTGGCCCTCGACCGAGGAGTTGCCCGAAACTGATCGGCCGTACGCCAACTGGTACGAGCCGGTCGATACGCCCGACGAGATCCGCGAACGGTTCGACTTCGCCGCGTCGCAAGGACTTTCGACCGTCGTCACGCCCGGCGATCCGAAGCTCGTTGCGATGGTGCTCGACGCCGCCACCCGGTACGACGGAATGGCCGAGAGCGAACAGCGCTCGCTCGTCGAGGAGGCGCGCCACGACGACAGCCCGGTTCCCGAACAGCTCCACCACTGA
- a CDS encoding DUF7124 domain-containing protein, with translation MNGDSDMTLAFELEALKEFASPESVFEDARGWTEYIGVVSEKPTYVVTNFTRKNRIRQDFFSGPRGKAESLEGVKDQFDTDRYVFIGSTEEDEQLADEVDWEYLDVENAAEAADWIIAANTETGDDDAEPVRDDWP, from the coding sequence ATGAACGGCGACAGCGACATGACCCTGGCGTTCGAGCTCGAGGCGCTGAAAGAGTTCGCCTCGCCCGAGAGCGTCTTCGAAGACGCCAGAGGCTGGACGGAGTACATCGGCGTCGTCTCCGAGAAACCCACGTACGTCGTGACGAACTTCACTCGGAAGAACCGCATCCGACAGGACTTCTTCTCCGGACCGCGGGGCAAAGCCGAGAGCCTCGAGGGCGTCAAAGACCAGTTCGACACCGACCGGTACGTCTTCATCGGCTCGACCGAGGAGGACGAACAGCTCGCCGACGAGGTCGACTGGGAGTACTTGGACGTCGAGAACGCCGCGGAGGCGGCCGACTGGATCATCGCCGCGAACACCGAGACGGGCGACGACGACGCCGAACCGGTCCGCGACGACTGGCCCTGA
- a CDS encoding NAD(P)/FAD-dependent oxidoreductase, which translates to MTHYVIIGDGISGSSAAETLREEDPEATITVITDEGEPLYNRILIKEHAKGKLPEAPISIHDEEWYDERDIDLSLNTHVTSVDTDERVIHTHDNGDIEYDKLLVATGGTPTQLPVENSDADGIHHFWTFQDARGIREHAEQSDRGVIVGAGLLGIDFAAVCGAQGIEADYLMRGGRWWRYALSDDGAEIMHKGMREVGVEPVFDSGVDRFEVDDDGHVTAAVDPNGDRYDCDFAGVAIGLTFNTEFLRGAGLEQNNGLVVDEYMQTNVDDVYAAGDITRFYDVLLGDQAQNGSWGSAKEQGRVAAVNMAADDEAEEFEWVSSYSITHFDFPFLSFGHPTLGDEHAERKYSDTEWRRIAFKDGKIVGGVLIGDLSPQSKFKQLMREQRKVADQAEVLLQQQVDLDELAPTQEQ; encoded by the coding sequence ATGACCCATTACGTGATCATCGGTGACGGAATCTCCGGCAGTTCGGCTGCCGAGACCCTCCGGGAGGAGGATCCGGAGGCGACGATTACCGTCATCACCGATGAGGGGGAGCCACTGTATAACCGCATTCTCATCAAGGAACACGCGAAGGGCAAACTGCCGGAAGCCCCCATCTCGATTCACGACGAAGAGTGGTACGACGAGCGCGATATCGACCTCTCACTGAACACTCACGTCACGAGCGTCGACACGGACGAGCGGGTCATCCACACCCACGACAACGGCGATATCGAGTACGACAAGCTCCTGGTCGCGACCGGCGGAACGCCGACGCAGCTCCCGGTCGAAAACAGCGACGCCGACGGGATCCACCACTTCTGGACGTTTCAGGACGCTCGCGGGATTCGCGAGCACGCTGAGCAGTCCGACCGCGGCGTCATCGTCGGCGCCGGCCTGCTGGGCATCGACTTCGCGGCCGTCTGCGGCGCGCAGGGCATCGAGGCCGACTACCTGATGCGTGGCGGCCGCTGGTGGCGCTACGCGCTCTCGGACGACGGCGCCGAGATCATGCACAAGGGCATGCGCGAAGTCGGCGTTGAACCGGTCTTCGACAGCGGCGTCGACCGCTTCGAAGTCGACGACGACGGCCACGTCACCGCCGCGGTCGACCCCAACGGCGACCGCTACGACTGTGACTTCGCCGGCGTCGCCATCGGCCTCACCTTCAACACGGAGTTCCTCCGCGGAGCCGGCCTCGAGCAGAACAACGGACTCGTCGTCGACGAGTACATGCAGACCAACGTCGACGACGTCTACGCCGCCGGCGACATCACGCGCTTCTACGACGTCCTGCTGGGCGATCAGGCCCAGAACGGCTCGTGGGGCTCGGCCAAGGAGCAGGGTCGCGTCGCCGCGGTTAACATGGCTGCCGACGACGAGGCAGAGGAGTTCGAGTGGGTCTCCTCGTACTCCATCACGCACTTCGACTTCCCGTTCCTTTCGTTCGGTCACCCGACGCTCGGCGACGAACACGCCGAGCGCAAGTACAGCGACACCGAGTGGCGCCGCATCGCCTTCAAGGACGGCAAGATCGTCGGCGGCGTCCTCATCGGCGACCTCTCGCCACAGAGCAAGTTCAAACAGCTGATGCGCGAACAACGCAAGGTCGCCGACCAGGCCGAGGTCCTCCTCCAGCAGCAGGTCGATCTCGACGAACTCGCGCCGACACAAGAACAGTAA
- a CDS encoding DUF6149 family protein — protein sequence MKLRQNAKHFAYRKALETPGVRSVANAGLVRLHTKIFTGKADPAHAEERKAHLDGLFDATMDSYLRALQEGFSEAEAREITHIQANFDFYNHGWTEMLEIPVDELEAHHERYGDFFERWDITIDDPLGQFEPPEGLPEAPSTPEKLDDPEHPHAEGGFADDVYVETEGGDLVVGGQDEPDDADVSTAIDLEDEDIEAD from the coding sequence ATGAAACTCCGTCAAAACGCGAAACACTTCGCCTATCGGAAGGCCCTCGAGACGCCGGGCGTCCGTTCGGTCGCCAACGCGGGCCTGGTCAGACTGCACACGAAGATTTTCACCGGGAAGGCCGACCCCGCCCACGCCGAGGAGCGAAAGGCCCACCTCGACGGCCTCTTCGACGCGACGATGGATAGCTACCTGCGAGCGCTGCAGGAAGGGTTCTCCGAGGCCGAAGCCCGCGAGATCACTCACATTCAGGCCAACTTCGACTTCTACAACCATGGCTGGACCGAGATGCTGGAGATTCCGGTCGACGAACTCGAGGCCCACCACGAGCGCTACGGCGACTTCTTCGAGCGGTGGGATATCACGATCGACGACCCGCTCGGCCAGTTCGAACCGCCGGAGGGGCTTCCCGAGGCACCCTCGACGCCCGAAAAACTCGACGACCCCGAACACCCCCACGCGGAGGGCGGATTCGCCGACGACGTCTACGTCGAGACCGAGGGGGGTGACCTCGTCGTGGGCGGCCAGGACGAACCGGACGACGCCGACGTCTCGACGGCGATCGATCTCGAGGACGAGGATATCGAAGCCGACTGA
- a CDS encoding polysaccharide deacetylase family protein, whose translation MNRRTYLAAAASTAGLGLAGCADLPALDEDAENGDDSSPPASDPAADLPDVAGTVDDFEDLEAWAVAGGTLTADPDRAAIGSQSARLTVGETEQMARLTRTFADPRDLTDVVPGVAVAADELVVPWLRLVDDEGAAIEYRRGIVGDLPLERYNFGVSETDPAFDAASVRKVSLRLWTTEGDRRTVWFDDLHFTPRPKTGQVMIQFDDAHVTDYTEALPRLESYDYPATTFVNSGYIGGGDVGGDSRLTVDQLRELRDAGWCVANHAKNHPKLPELDADEQETQIRAGKEWLVERGFEDGADYFAYPFGQYDATSIELVDEYHSIGFGGGPPAQGYTTNTKLASRIGNPSADRVRTALEHTVERRGITGLFFHRLEGDHLEAFETMIEMIREYESKGKLEVILPRDLEERFLF comes from the coding sequence ATGAACCGACGAACGTATCTCGCGGCAGCAGCGTCGACGGCGGGACTCGGGCTAGCGGGCTGTGCCGACTTGCCCGCGCTCGACGAGGACGCAGAGAACGGCGACGACTCGTCGCCGCCGGCGAGCGATCCCGCCGCGGATCTCCCCGACGTCGCCGGAACCGTTGACGACTTCGAGGACCTCGAGGCGTGGGCGGTCGCCGGCGGGACGCTGACGGCGGATCCGGACCGCGCCGCCATCGGCTCGCAGAGCGCCCGACTGACGGTCGGTGAGACCGAGCAAATGGCTAGACTCACGAGGACGTTCGCCGACCCGCGCGATCTTACCGACGTCGTTCCCGGCGTCGCCGTCGCGGCGGACGAACTCGTCGTCCCGTGGCTCCGACTGGTCGACGACGAGGGTGCCGCGATCGAGTACCGCCGCGGAATCGTCGGCGACCTCCCCCTCGAGCGGTACAACTTCGGCGTCAGCGAGACCGATCCGGCGTTCGACGCGGCGAGCGTCCGGAAAGTGTCCCTGCGCCTCTGGACGACCGAGGGAGACCGACGGACGGTCTGGTTCGACGACCTTCACTTCACGCCGCGGCCGAAGACGGGGCAGGTGATGATCCAGTTCGACGACGCACACGTCACCGATTACACGGAAGCGTTGCCGCGCCTCGAGTCGTACGACTATCCCGCGACGACGTTCGTCAACTCCGGGTACATCGGCGGCGGCGACGTCGGCGGCGATTCCCGATTGACGGTCGACCAACTCCGCGAACTCCGGGACGCCGGCTGGTGCGTCGCGAACCACGCGAAGAATCACCCGAAACTGCCCGAACTCGACGCCGACGAACAGGAGACCCAGATCCGGGCGGGCAAGGAGTGGCTCGTCGAGCGAGGGTTCGAGGACGGCGCCGACTACTTCGCCTACCCGTTCGGCCAGTACGACGCGACGTCGATCGAACTCGTCGACGAGTACCACTCGATCGGCTTCGGCGGCGGCCCGCCGGCTCAGGGGTATACGACGAATACGAAACTGGCCTCCAGAATCGGCAACCCCAGCGCCGACCGCGTCCGGACCGCGCTCGAGCACACCGTCGAACGGCGCGGGATCACCGGTCTCTTCTTCCACCGCCTCGAGGGCGACCACCTCGAGGCCTTCGAGACAATGATCGAAATGATCCGCGAGTACGAGTCGAAGGGCAAACTCGAGGTGATTCTTCCCCGGGACCTCGAGGAGCGGTTCCTGTTCTAG
- a CDS encoding MFS transporter, with amino-acid sequence MALDSNDRSIAGFTMAGHALVHWFETSIPIFLVVWLDTFDTGVALFGQIVALGYALFGIGALPSGILSDRYETKRLILYCLAGMSGAFLILSFARSVYAIAVALVLWGVAASIYHPAGLALISTGVEERGTVFAWHGIAGNAGIALGPFVTATLLVVFDWELVAAVLAVPGVLAVLYGLSASFDPTAAVDDDVDASPDEALSISELFAETRTLFASAFAVVFAIVMFEGLYYRGMLTYLPEILHGLEAMAGFAVPASLEGIEPADYIYVGLLVVGMAGQYAGGKLTDRVAPARGMITIFAVLAVLAVAFVPVTGMGIVAIAALCGAFGFFLFAIQPFYQNAVAVYTPADSRGLSYGYTYLGEFGFGSASIAIGGFVLGGFPLAAFFLLVASFALVGLLLSAALLAGLDRFVDLDQTVDTRADD; translated from the coding sequence ATGGCACTCGATAGCAATGATCGATCGATCGCCGGCTTCACCATGGCCGGCCACGCGCTCGTCCACTGGTTCGAGACGTCGATCCCGATCTTCCTGGTGGTTTGGCTCGATACGTTCGACACCGGTGTCGCCCTGTTCGGACAGATCGTCGCGCTCGGTTACGCGCTCTTCGGAATCGGCGCGCTGCCGAGCGGCATCCTCTCGGACCGATACGAGACCAAGCGGCTCATCCTGTACTGTCTCGCGGGGATGAGCGGGGCCTTCCTCATCCTCTCGTTCGCGAGGTCGGTCTACGCGATCGCCGTCGCCCTCGTCCTGTGGGGGGTCGCCGCCAGTATCTACCACCCCGCCGGGCTGGCGCTCATCAGCACCGGGGTCGAGGAGCGCGGCACCGTCTTCGCCTGGCACGGGATCGCCGGGAACGCCGGCATCGCCCTGGGTCCGTTCGTCACGGCGACGCTGCTCGTCGTCTTCGACTGGGAACTCGTCGCGGCGGTTCTGGCCGTCCCCGGCGTTCTCGCGGTGCTGTACGGCCTCAGCGCATCGTTCGATCCGACGGCAGCCGTCGACGACGACGTCGACGCCAGCCCCGACGAGGCGCTATCGATCTCGGAACTGTTCGCGGAGACGCGGACGCTGTTCGCGAGCGCGTTCGCCGTCGTCTTCGCCATCGTGATGTTCGAAGGGCTGTACTACCGCGGGATGTTGACCTACCTGCCCGAGATCCTCCACGGCCTCGAGGCCATGGCCGGCTTCGCCGTCCCCGCGAGCCTCGAGGGGATCGAGCCGGCCGATTACATCTACGTTGGACTGCTGGTCGTCGGGATGGCGGGCCAGTATGCCGGCGGGAAACTGACCGACCGCGTGGCGCCGGCCCGCGGGATGATCACCATCTTCGCCGTCCTCGCGGTGCTGGCCGTCGCGTTCGTTCCCGTCACCGGCATGGGGATCGTCGCGATCGCGGCGCTCTGTGGCGCCTTCGGGTTCTTCCTGTTTGCGATCCAGCCGTTCTACCAGAACGCCGTCGCGGTCTACACGCCCGCGGACAGTCGCGGGCTCTCCTACGGCTACACCTACCTCGGCGAGTTCGGCTTCGGCTCGGCGAGCATCGCCATCGGTGGCTTCGTCCTCGGCGGCTTCCCGCTCGCGGCGTTTTTCCTCCTGGTCGCCAGTTTCGCCCTCGTCGGACTACTACTCTCGGCGGCCCTGCTCGCCGGCCTCGACAGGTTCGTCGACCTTGATCAAACAGTCGATACCCGGGCCGACGACTGA
- a CDS encoding ABC transporter substrate-binding protein has product MTDSNRPQLRMGTAGSRRISSNRRRFLKATAGVGAGVSLTGCLGQYQVLGGNSDEEPVKIGVLAPNPNSNRMGRSMVQAAELAVKHLNEEGGILGREVELVVGNTKESSLEARRQYQRLILEEGVDATTGVFSSEALLSIIDDVAEQETLHLTSGAATSKVSRMVRDDYERYKYHFRIGPNNDIDLGRIQMDFLTEMYEDLGWNSIALLAEDYDWTEKPWEVYQDRLADTDIDVVYEERYPAATNDFTEQYDLAEEADADAVFITTAHTGNPALLNWKLPTKRSFGFGGVHVPMQLPAYYDLVGGQCRYAVTQTSSTAKTSITENTQDFVTAYQNEYGGQNPIYTGYHTYDGVRAIAYAAEESNSLDSDDMVGALENASHPGYAATVEFYDNDSETPHDLVYNYGETVYFQWQENEDGEGVQEAIWPPDKKTGDYITPPWLETEA; this is encoded by the coding sequence ATGACCGATTCGAATCGGCCGCAACTGCGGATGGGAACGGCGGGGAGCCGACGCATATCCTCGAACAGGCGACGATTTCTCAAGGCGACTGCCGGCGTGGGTGCCGGCGTCTCTCTTACCGGCTGTCTCGGCCAGTATCAGGTACTCGGCGGCAACAGTGACGAAGAGCCGGTCAAGATCGGCGTGCTGGCGCCGAATCCGAACAGCAATCGGATGGGACGTTCGATGGTTCAGGCTGCGGAACTGGCGGTCAAGCACCTGAACGAAGAGGGTGGGATCCTCGGCCGCGAGGTCGAGCTTGTCGTCGGAAACACGAAGGAGAGCTCGCTCGAGGCCAGGCGCCAGTACCAGCGACTGATCCTCGAGGAGGGCGTCGACGCGACGACCGGCGTCTTCTCGAGCGAGGCGCTGTTGAGCATCATCGACGACGTCGCCGAACAGGAGACGCTCCACCTCACGAGCGGGGCGGCGACGAGCAAAGTGAGTCGGATGGTCCGCGACGACTACGAGCGGTACAAGTACCACTTCCGGATCGGCCCGAACAACGACATCGACCTCGGGCGGATCCAGATGGACTTCCTGACCGAGATGTACGAGGACCTCGGCTGGAACTCGATCGCGCTGTTGGCCGAGGACTACGACTGGACCGAGAAACCGTGGGAGGTCTATCAGGACCGCCTCGCTGACACGGATATCGACGTCGTCTACGAGGAGCGATATCCGGCCGCGACCAACGACTTCACGGAGCAGTACGATCTGGCCGAAGAGGCGGACGCCGACGCGGTGTTCATCACGACCGCACACACTGGCAATCCCGCTCTCCTGAACTGGAAGCTACCCACCAAGCGATCGTTCGGGTTCGGCGGCGTCCACGTCCCCATGCAGCTGCCGGCGTACTACGACTTAGTCGGAGGACAGTGCCGGTACGCCGTCACGCAGACCAGTTCGACGGCGAAGACGTCGATTACCGAAAACACGCAGGACTTCGTGACGGCCTATCAGAACGAGTACGGCGGGCAGAACCCGATCTACACGGGCTACCACACGTACGACGGCGTCCGAGCCATCGCGTACGCCGCCGAGGAGTCGAACTCGCTCGACTCCGACGATATGGTCGGCGCCCTCGAGAACGCGTCCCACCCCGGCTACGCCGCGACGGTCGAGTTCTACGACAACGATTCTGAGACGCCCCACGACCTCGTCTACAACTACGGCGAGACGGTCTACTTCCAGTGGCAGGAAAACGAGGACGGCGAGGGCGTCCAGGAGGCCATCTGGCCGCCGGATAAGAAGACCGGGGACTACATTACGCCGCCGTGGCTCGAAACCGAGGCCTAA